AATGCATGTCATGTTGAATAAATTTGACTATCTTATCTGAACCAAAAAATCTGCATCCAACTTGATCATTGAATGTCAGTTTTCTACCAATTTATTCTGTTATGcattgctagaaaatttcttaaCTATACATTTGTTTCATTGGAAATGTTTTGTTAGAACTTTGCAAGTTGCTGAAATGGTAAGAGAATGAAGTTGGATTAGTTGTTTGTTAGTAACTATGCTATACTTTTTGTCTGTAATTTAGATATCATAACATTAATTTACTTGCTGAGCAACCTTGATGGTCCTTGAGACATCACTTAAGTGTTGTCATGTGCTGTAGAATATTTTGAATACAGTTGTGGAGTTAAAATTTGCTTTCCATGcccattccttttttttttggatgaaaTGAGATTGTGCTTTGCATTAGCATAAGCTAATCGTTCATGTTGGGTCTGAAGTATGGAACTTCTCAGCAAAGTAAAAAAATTGTCTTAAATCTGAAACAGCCTAACAACTTCAGCAAACAATTAATGAGTTATTGTAGCAGTGATGCTTATTAGGAACTGTGTACTAGCTTAGTCTTTTCTTTGTCTTCTACCAAGTTGGGGTATCTTATGCAGCATGCTATCAATCTGAGTAACTGTGCCATTGCCATGTGAAGCACCACAAAGTACAAAGTCCAAGCCATGGTTATAGTTTGATCATTGTAGAAACAATTAGTCTTAAAATTTAGGGTAGAGTATATTGCTCCAACTACATGATTTTAATAAAATTCGTTGATAAGAAAACAGTATTACATGCATCAAACAACCTGATAGAGTCAAGCTGATGATTGATTGGGGTTTATtgaaatgatatgaaaatttttaGTGATGTTTTAGAAAATGACCAAGAAATATTTGCACAGCCTGAGTTTGACAGTTTCATGCTCGTTCAATAACTCTGAACTTGACATCTTTCTTGAAGTTAAGAACCATGCCATACTCGAGCTCTAGAGGCTTTTCCATGCTAGGTGAGTGCCGAAATACATATTTCCGATATAGATGAATCAGTGAGAGCTTTATTTCTTGCAGGGAGAATTTCTGGCCGATGCAAGCCCGAGGCCCTAGTCCGAAGGGTATGTGTGCATAAGGATGCCTTCGTTTCAGTTCCTTACAATTTGGATCAAACCTCTCTGGCTTGAACTTGTCGGGTTCCGGGAAGTTCTTTGGGTCTTTTGCTAGAACACCTAGTGCTAACCAGACCCATGTGCCCTGTCCATTCATGAAGATATCTACAATAGTCCAGGTTTGCTTTCTGATGAATATGCATGTATACACTCATATTCGAGTCTCTTAAACATACCTTTGGGAGAAGGTAACCCCCAATTTCTACTTGAGTTGATGTTTCTCTTGCAACTAATGGGGAAACAGTGTAGAACCTCATTGCCTCTTTAATCACCTTAACCAATAAACAAAGTATTAATTGATAGGATCTATCTAGGGTATTTTGGTGACCAAAAGAAAGCCTGATAGGGCAACCATTTAAAATTAATTGGGAAAACTATAGTCAGTGAGATGGAACTTAAAAATCATCAAATGATTATTTGGTTGATCTTTTTATTACAAACATCACTGAAATAGTCAAGAATCGAAACTAAAGAGACTTGCCTGATCAAGATAGGGAAATCTGTGTTGAAGATCATGAGCAGTTGGTATTTGATCGTGTGGACCAAATCCATCAATCTCTTCAAGTAACTTCTTCTCAACTTCTGGATGCCCAGAAACTAGATAGATAATTGAAGTCAAAGTAAAGGATGTTGTGGTTGAGCCAGCGAGTAGGTGCTCATAAGTAATTGCACTGATGTAGTCTGGGGAGAAAACATCTTTCAGGGCTGTCTCTGATTCCCTTGCGCTCAAAATTAGTGATAAGAAATCCTTTGACTTTCGGTCCTTGTCTTTCATTCTCTTTGCAACAATCTCATCAAGACGATTGCTCAATTTCTGATTAATCCTGTTGACTTTCCAGTCCATGGTGCCTGGTATTCGTTTTAGGATCTGCCTAAACGGCTCTTGGAGTATGGGGATGAGTAAACCCAGTACCGTAGAAAAAGAGCCTGATAGGTCCATTTTAAGTGTTGTTGTGGAGTATATGTGTTGATTGATGAAGTCCGAAACTTCTTCATTGTTGTCATTTTTGGCAGCGAAGCTGTTGACTGAATTGCCAACTGTCTGTGGTTTAGAGAGGCCAAAGTTGACACCAAAGGCAGCTTGTCCAATCACATCAGTGGCCAATTTGAGGGAGAGATTAGAGAAAGTAAGATCCTCTTCTTTGGGGGATGCAAGACTTTTAGTTGCAGATGCAATGACTGCTTGCATGGTGGGCACTAAGTTGGCTAGGTGTGATGGCTGGTAAACTGATATAATGCTGTTTCGGATGGTTGACCATCTGGCATCCCTGCAACTCGAGTTCAGTTAGGCCTTCTCTATCACCAAATGGACAAAAATGGGTGCTTCTTAGGAGGCTTATTCTGGGTAATGACTTTTTATTTGGGATTTACTACCTTGGAATGGTGCCTGTTTGGTTGCCTTTAAGTCCATTCTTTACTCAAGAACAAGGAGAGGATACTCTCCTTGTCAAGCTGCGAAGCATGCTTGGAAAGACAGCGTGGAGACCGTGGTTAACTGGTAAAAACAGGTTCAGAGTGGAGTGGACTGCTTTCTTAaggcttttgtttgtttgtttgtttgtttttttgttttttgttttttgtttttatttttgtttttgctttgttTTACCCTTATGCTGCAATACACCATCCTAGTGTACTGGTTTAAATTTCATGCCCATGTGAAGTAGGTGTCCAGTTATATATGCAAGGTAATATATTCATTGAAGAGGGCAAACAAGTTGGCAGAAACAGGTTATCCAAAGAACACATTTTATTAGACTATGCTGCAGCccaaaaaaagggaaaagaaaagcaTGATATCCAAGTGACACCTCCGAGTATGAGCAATCTTTATAAATGCACAGGAGGTATATGTAGGCTAAAATGGAAGAACAACCCTCCCCTTATGTCCGGAGCAAGAGACCATCGCTGGGAAGTGCTGCCTCTGGACTCTCTTCTGTTAATCCCAAAACACTCTGTTTGGTTCGGAGAAGTGGAGGGAGGAGAAGGAAAAAATATGGAATTATCCCCACTTTTTTTCATTTGGTTGACAGTTTGTGTAGGGAAAGAGAAATCAGAAAAGTGGAGAGTGGAGCCAGGTAaggcagtaaaaaaaaaaaaaaaggccatttTTTGAATAGTGACCTTATAAGGAGTATTGTTGTAAATGATAGTtgacttttgttttctttccgaTGTCTCTCTCCACGCTCTTCCCATTACCGAAGCGGAGAAAAACATCCTATGACAATAGATCCATTGCCATACCCAAATTGGTGTTTTTCCTCGCCGAGGAGCCTCTTTTGAATTGGAGACCCATGCATAGAATGGGCTCATTGATGAGGTACACTGTACATCTacaatattaaaagtaaaaaatatcATGATACCTGGTAAAGAAGAGACCCTTTTGGTGAAGAGGGGAGGCTGCAATGGGAGAGGGAATGCTTCTGTTGGGAATGTCTTTGAATTTCTTTATTCCAACTTCCCTACAAAGCTCAGGATCTGCCACAATTACCAAAGGCTGTCTACCCATGTGAAACCTGTTTTTACAGTTAGAACATCCAAGCTGGAGTTAGGGAGAAAGTGGAAAAAAGGTGATGAAGCCAAGCTATATTCATATAGAAGACAAACTTTCAAGAAATTTTCATGAACTCCATGAAACAATTCTGTCTCTTCAGACTAAGATTGTACCCCACCAAGAAGGCAAGAACTTGTTGCTACCCAAAAGCAAAAACATTATAATAGCCATTATAATAATAGTGATACTGATAACAGAAAAATTTAGAACTAGCCTGAAAATGGGACCATATCTTTTAGCGAGGATGCAGAAGACATCAGGGCCGTACTTAGCAAGCAAGGGAAGGTGTCCTAGAATAGGAAGAGCTGGAGGGCCAGGTACCCTTCTAACACCCCAATAGGGACCATAGAAGTAGCCCACCACTCCTGCCAGAAAGGCCACAAGTGTGCATACAGCTGACACAAGGGAAGCTCTTGTGCAGGCCAGTCCTACCTCTATCAATTTCTGCAGGGTCTCGACAGCCAAATacatattttgagagagagagagagagagagagaggctgtgTCCTGAGTTTTTGCAAGGGCTCTCTCAGTTTACAAGATGCGTCTTCTAATGTATTGCTTTTGTCTATATATGTGAtgagattttatttgttttttcagtGGAAGTAAATATGATAGTATATTATGACGATATGGGTAAAATGGTGGACCCTTTATTTCTCCATCAAATGCCAATATTCTACTCATTATGCCTTTTAAATATTACTTTCATCCAATCTGATTGTGCCACGTGGAGAGAGTGGTGGTCTAATTCTTTTTCCCTCCCCACGCTAGGGCACAAACAGTGGAATGCTGTGCATTCGTTTTGACAACATGAAAGCTGTTTGGCGTTGGGTGCAATGTTACCGGTCACAAACCTGATAATTGGTCAATTCAATAGCCACTACACCCTAACCCCTCAATTCAGTAGCCACTACCCCCAACACCAAAATTCCAATCCATGAGTTTATTGTAAAGTGTCGGTAAATGGTTTGAATAGATGGCATGagaaataaaatgatttttttattacaaaaaataatattaaaggaGAAGATTAAGCCAGTTACCCCAAAATGGTTGCAATACtcaattgtgtgtgtgtgaaattattgcatttttttaagtaaaaaagATTGCATTAGTCAAATGGCTCTCATGTGCACGAAATTATTGCATATTTTGAAAGACAACTTGCAATATCAATTCATAAATGCATGAAATGTTTATTATCCTATACGATGATGAAAATTTTAGTGCTATATGGTGTAAAAAGAACATTCTTCATTCcctcccttcccccccccccccccggcgttGTGTATCATATAGAGAGTGTTTTTTAGAAGATTGAAATTTGGCAACATTGAAAAGATATTCTAGCTATGGTTTAGACGAATAATTAAATGTGCGTTGAAGATTCTCGTGAAGTGTTATGCTAGTTCTCTATTGCAAAATCTCCCAATTTTtctcttggataattgattcatGGATTCGATTGAATACATTAAGAAAGATGCACAAGCGCTCAACCTATATGCAAGACCGACCTTCGACCTAAGGCTAGATAAAGGAGGCAAGATTTCTTACCTTTTTGtcctaaaaaaataattcatgcaATAGGTGGGAGAGATTTCCTCCAGACGTTTCTGACTAATTTTATTGGGAAGGGGTTTTAGAATTGTTCAAATGGGTATTTAAGGCATTGGATGTTGATTTGTTTGATAAAGGAGGAGAAGTTTCTTGAGTTACTTGTAGGGTGGAAAGGGAAGAGTTTCTCGATGTTCGTCTCTGGTGGCTCAAATGGTGACGGATGGCAAAGCATTGCGAATGGGTTTTGCAAGGTGGTAAAGGAGCTCCATCCTAATTCTTCTAGCCCATGAACAATGCATATAGAGCCTAGGAGGCAGGTGCTATAGTCGATGGAGTTTATATATTTTCTGACAAGGGTTGAGGTGTTTCCTATTGTGGAGTTTTGAGTAATAGAAAGGCTAAACAATCTTCTTATAGTAGTAAAGAGCAGAGTTGTTTTGTCTAGGGGTGAATAAAGAATCGAGGAAACCTCTCTAGTGGAACAAGAGTTGCAACCAATTGGGGAGCAAAATCTCTTGGCAATGCAATAGGAGATGAATATTCTAGTAAATCTCTTGGGCAAGGATGGAAGAGACTGTAAATTGTTTGTAGATATGAAAGCTTCATATAAACATTGATCCATGGGGAGCGAAGAGAAAAGTAAGAAAAGCTTGCTTGTCCAAAATTGTATGAATTCAAACATGCTAGGaagtaaatttttgaaaatagatGATATAGGAAAGTTATATATTAAGGAATCTCAAGATTATTTCTAGGCCTAATTTTGATAAATGAGGAAATAATTTTTAGAAGGAAAAAAGGGAGAAGAGGGATATTTTGGACAAGGACAACATATATGGTAGTGATTTTGCAAGTGATAGTGGATTGCGAAAAAATGTGTTATGCTCGAATCTCCTAATGGACTTGGAGACCTTTTCTGATTGGTCTCTTTCCTATTAGAAGGTTTGGAGGATATAGTTGTTTTTGAGGAGGAAGGCTTGGTTGTAGATTTGGTTGTGAAAATGTATGAATGGATTTTATCACCTATCATTGTAAAGGAGGTTAGTGGACATGATGTTGGTGCTAAAAAACTTTTGGATAATATGAGTTTGTGGTCAAGGGATAATGGAAGGAATGAAGTTTGATAGGAGGAGGCTAAAAGAAAAGCAACTTTTGCTAATATGGGTTTGTAGCAAGACTGCATGACTCTATTGTGAAAGGAAGGGCTTAAAGATGAGTTTTTTAAATTTGGGTTggcaattttaaattttttttagtttcttttttcttttgtgtgTTTTGCCATGAATATATCTTGTCCTCTCTTAGGTTGTAATTCTTTCTTTTCTCTATCTTAATAATTTAGTTTtgcaatggaaaaaaaaaaagaaaaaaagatggaGTAGGCAATCTTATATTTTAAGAatgaaatattttaatatttcatttaTTAATGAAAGGTGTGAGGACAAGTGGTTTTATACTATTTGACATACTTAAAGGTTGtatttgtttttcaagataaGTTTTCTTATGATTGGACAGAAATCAAAGTGAATTATGATATTATCCTATTGTATTCGGCTTGTCTTATATAAGAAACAAGAAATTGATATTagtcatttttctatttttatttttatgtgtaGAAGATGCCTTAGCTTGAGTTTACCAATGGGAGGATAAAGACTAATCAACTCTAACACATGTGCATGACCTAAGTGGTGAGGGTCCCTCCCCCATGCCCCCTACACCCTCAACCTTCTAATTATATTTAGTTGCACCAAACATGAGTTAAAAAATTTAGCGAAGCCTGTTTTGTCTCAGTTTAACGAATAGACGCATCTATATTGCACAATAAATaggaataaaagaaaaaggattaCAATGGTGAAGGGTTACTTTCATTGTGTAGTAACATATATATGTAAAGATGGGAGTTTATTTCCATGTGTAGTTTAATTGGGTAATTGGATAACATGATTGTTGTTCAAAATAACTCCTCATAGATATGGGAATGTGATATATATCCTTGAGCAACTCCACTCCCAATAAATGAATTTTGCCTTCATTGTTGGTTGTGTTACGATGATGTGATGTCTCCACAAGCTTGACTAAATGTTTAGAATAAAAGAGCATCACAATATAGATGTGGCTTTTAATTTATAACGAATCTTTTCTTGAAACATCACATGAGCAAGAGCCTATCGGGTCACCATTTTTTTTTGGTGCCTTACAAATCGTTGCAAGGCCGAGATGGAATCAAATGGATGGCTCTGATAAATTAATAGACTTCATGAGGATAGGGAACCTCTGGTTTTATATAATCCCTTTATTCTTCTATATACAAACACTTTGAAAAACTTTTCTCTCCATAAATCTCATGCTTCTTTAACATGTTCTTCTTTATAATCTAAGGTGAACCATAAGTTTAAAATTCCTTTTGATTTGTTTGTCTTTACAAAAAGGCTTATCCTCTAGAATTAGAATAATATCGTAGTTGGGGTACTTTGGCATGCAACAGAGGGTTTTGTAAGTTGTGAGGTTCACATATGGAGACTACacaggggacttggatgataTAAAGCTTACAACAGGGTATGTTGTGGGCAGACCTAATTGTTAGAAGTCCAGGGTACAGTCTCAGGGTACGCTGGTTACAATTGAATTGGAGTTCTTGGCAATGACTGAGACTGCCAAGGTAGTTTTGTGGTTTAGAGGATCGTTCAAGGAGTTGGTGTTCAGTTAGGTAGAGTTCCTGTTACCACGGTCAAGTTCAAGtgtggcttggacttggtttatgtcTCCAGGTGTTAGACGGGAGGCGGGTCCCAATTTAAGTtgtgaatatttgccaaggtggagattgttggggatgtgactcatattctAAGTGGAACGCATGTATCGGGAGAAAGCATCATGAAGCGAGGGACTAATAGAGAGATGCATGGTGCAGCCTTAAGGGAAAACTGTCGATGTTTTGgggtaaccgtcgacggtttcaaacagTGTTGTAAGGGCAATCTTCTTGGCTTTAAACCGTTTCGCTTGCAGATGGCGTAAATTTTCAAATCCGAGATCAGTAGATTGAGAGTTTTTGGAGGAATTTCCTTCAGGGGATcgctacaaaagtgttttagattAACTACAGGTCTTCGATCTGTATGCATTATATTGATATATAATCATCATTATGTAATCCTAGATTAATTTAAGCCTGGTGTAAGGTGGAGAAAGCTTGTAAGCTTCAATATTGATAGTGAAAACAATCactgctcccgtggacataggaaaattgccgaaccacgtaaattcttgtgttttgattgttgctttcattgattctcattgttgagtggtTTCTTGTTTAGTATAactcatcattgagtgcttgcttgcttgttccattgattgttcgTGAGAGTTTGTGTAAGGTCTTCCACTATGCACACTCGACACCAACAATTGGTTTCTAAGTGCTGATTATTTGGGAACAACAATTGCTATCAGACCCAAGTGATTGTTGGTGTGGTGAACAACATTAGTTGTAGGGTGGAAAGGGAAGAGTTTCTTGATGTTCATCTCTGGTGGTTCAAATGGTGTCAGATGGCAAAGAATTGCGAATGGGTTTTGCAAAGTGGTGAAAGAGCTCCATCCTAATTCTTCTAGCCCATGAACAATGCATACAGAGCCTAGGAGGTAGGTGCTATAGTCGATAGAGTTTATATATTTTCTGACAAGGGTTGAGGTGTTTCCTATTGTGGAGTTTTGAGTAATAGAAAGGCCAAAAAATCTTCTTATAGTAGTAAAAAGCAGAGTTGTTTTGTCTAGGGGTGAATAAGGAATTGAGGAAACTTCTCTagtgaaataatttttagaaggaaaaaagggagaaaagagatattttggacaAGGATAGTGAATACGGTAGTGATTTCGCATATGATAGTGGATTGCGAAAAAGTGTGTTATGCCCGAATCTCCTAATGGACTTGGAGACCTTTTCTGATTGGTCTCTTCCCTATTAGAAGGTTTGGAGGATATAGTTGTTTTTGAGGAGGAAGGCTTGGTTGTAGATTTGGTCGACTATGAAGGAGGTTAGTGCACATGATGTTGGTGCTAAAAAACTTTTGGATAATATGAGTTTGTGGTCAAGGGATAATGGAAGGAATGAAGTTTGATAGGAGGAGGCCAAAATAAAAGCAACTTTTGCATAATATGGGTTTGTAGCAAGATTGCATGACTCTATCAATTGTGAAAGGAAGGGCTTAAAGATGAGTTTTTTAAATTTGGGTTggcaattttaaatttttttagtttcttttttctttcgCGTGTTTTGCCGTGAAGATCTCTTGTCATCTCTTAGGTTGTAATTCTTTCTTTTCTCTatcttaataaattaattttgCAATAGAAAAAAAGATGGAGTAGGCAatctttatattttaagaatgaaatattttaatatttcatctATTAATGAAAGGTGTGAGGACAAGTGGTTTTATCCTATTTTGACATACTtaaagattgtatttgtttttctAGATAAGTTTTCTTATGAGTGGAACGAAATCAGAGTGAATTATGATATCATCCTATTGTATTTGACTTGTCTTCTATAGAAACAAGATAATGATATTagtcatttatttttatttttatttttatgtgtaGAAGATGCCTTCGCGTGAGTTGGCCAATGGGAGGACAAAGACTAATCAACTCTAACACATGTGCATGACCTAAGTGGTGAGGGACCCTCCCCCACGTCCCCTACGCCCTCAACCTTCTAATTATATTTTAGTTGCACCAAACATGAGCTAAAAAATTTAGCCAAGTCTTTTGTATCTCAGTTTAAC
This genomic stretch from Malania oleifera isolate guangnan ecotype guangnan chromosome 3, ASM2987363v1, whole genome shotgun sequence harbors:
- the LOC131151121 gene encoding cytochrome P450 711A1, producing MYLAVETLQKLIEVGLACTRASLVSAVCTLVAFLAGVVGYFYGPYWGVRRVPGPPALPILGHLPLLAKYGPDVFCILAKRYGPIFRFHMGRQPLVIVADPELCREVGIKKFKDIPNRSIPSPIAASPLHQKGLFFTRDARWSTIRNSIISVYQPSHLANLVPTMQAVIASATKSLASPKEEDLTFSNLSLKLATDVIGQAAFGVNFGLSKPQTVGNSVNSFAAKNDNNEEVSDFINQHIYSTTTLKMDLSGSFSTVLGLLIPILQEPFRQILKRIPGTMDWKVNRINQKLSNRLDEIVAKRMKDKDRKSKDFLSLILSARESETALKDVFSPDYISAITYEHLLAGSTTTSFTLTSIIYLVSGHPEVEKKLLEEIDGFGPHDQIPTAHDLQHRFPYLDQVIKEAMRFYTVSPLVARETSTQVEIGGYLLPKGTWVWLALGVLAKDPKNFPEPDKFKPERFDPNCKELKRRHPYAHIPFGLGPRACIGQKFSLQEIKLSLIHLYRKYVFRHSPSMEKPLELEYGMVLNFKKDVKFRVIERA